Proteins encoded in a region of the Flammeovirga yaeyamensis genome:
- a CDS encoding DUF4469 domain-containing protein has translation MTDSLTGDVNNEITPNNAVTLFGDRIKIEGDEAHQEEVGLFFVNLEDQSKTKVSQLISNENKAVIFMVPTLPKGNYELELVSLNKLIKSPIKEHLKMF, from the coding sequence GTGACCGATAGCTTGACGGGAGACGTGAATAATGAAATCACACCAAACAATGCCGTCACCCTTTTTGGAGATCGCATCAAAATTGAAGGAGATGAGGCACATCAAGAGGAAGTAGGTTTATTCTTTGTGAATCTTGAGGATCAATCCAAAACGAAAGTATCACAGCTAATCAGTAATGAAAATAAAGCGGTGATCTTTATGGTTCCTACTCTTCCGAAAGGGAATTATGAGCTGGAGTTGGTGAGTTTGAATAAACTGATAAAATCACCTATAAAAGAACATTTGAAAATGTTTTAA
- a CDS encoding tetratricopeptide repeat protein: protein MKQILFIFFLFSITHCISQDYQKAFDNAKADKNVELQEKILNDWASSNTSPEYYLAKITFQYEQSFVEFISLGIPEYSRSNKPKKQRSLDRDKFLEVVKTAKEGIDKFPNRIDIRLSILNKCVEHTKKDNLREFAQSLAVQNKSNKGKWLTTNNEEYQNDILALLESYQAVLRKNSDYDNLIRLSETILDYHPKHLLSYECIWGSFMSLSDYENAIQYLKKAEKIDKNNSKVIYNLAEAYEYSNKPKLAIKYYEKYNKVEPKYTDTINKKIERLKNSVQ, encoded by the coding sequence ATGAAACAAATTCTATTCATCTTCTTCTTATTCTCTATTACTCATTGCATCAGTCAAGATTATCAAAAAGCATTTGATAACGCTAAAGCAGATAAAAATGTTGAATTACAAGAGAAGATATTAAACGATTGGGCTTCTAGTAACACATCTCCAGAATACTATCTTGCCAAAATCACTTTCCAATACGAACAAAGTTTTGTAGAATTTATAAGTTTAGGAATACCTGAATACAGCAGATCAAATAAACCAAAGAAACAACGATCTCTTGATAGGGATAAATTTCTAGAGGTAGTAAAAACAGCAAAAGAAGGCATTGACAAATTTCCAAATCGGATTGACATTAGACTGTCCATCCTTAATAAATGCGTTGAGCATACAAAAAAAGATAACCTGAGAGAATTTGCTCAGAGTTTAGCGGTACAAAATAAGTCGAACAAAGGAAAATGGTTGACTACAAATAATGAGGAGTATCAAAATGATATATTAGCACTCTTAGAAAGTTATCAAGCGGTTTTAAGGAAAAATAGTGATTATGATAATCTAATCAGATTATCAGAAACTATACTTGATTACCATCCCAAACACTTATTAAGTTATGAATGTATTTGGGGTTCATTTATGTCCTTATCTGATTATGAAAATGCCATTCAATATCTCAAAAAAGCAGAAAAAATAGATAAAAATAACTCAAAGGTGATTTACAATCTTGCTGAAGCTTATGAGTACTCGAACAAACCAAAATTGGCAATAAAATATTACGAAAAATATAATAAAGTAGAACCAAAATATACGGATACAATCAATAAAAAAATTGAACGGTTGAAAAATTCGGTCCAATAA
- a CDS encoding leucine-rich repeat domain-containing protein, whose protein sequence is MTKLLYFFLLIAVSNISLAQSDLQVLTHEDVEMHNNTITAYLSNYKDIIIPPYINGQEVKIIGRDAFHGRKINSVRLPKTLLGIKFGAFAFNYISDIELPSNLNLISKEVFTENEFEFTMDDLPKQEGFIWEKVTYFYKNTRTGDRIKGTKYIKKAEGKYVIKDRDVVFKNNKIIRYIGPSGDLILPELINGELVEIIGEEAFSNAQITSIQLSNCIRKIESKAFYNNKLSYIHIPESVQKIESSAFRKNQLCAIILPSKIYYLGEKAFLENKLKSIQLPKINTEGQWVNFTEFEGKLIDKSISVIDSTSLSNTFTFYAEDYTIDKNDVFIDGDKVIDYFGPGGKITIPNIIGEVEIKTLHNFNSHGFSEVIIKEGIDRLGTSCFAFNKMLKVTLPESVQTIADSSFYNNYLKKIKIPTKLISIEKSTFADNQIEKIIFNDHLKSIHTWSFSSNQLEEIELPNSLKFIGQYAFSYNKLDDITLPDEIKIIRGWAFSNNPFDKDIHVGKSIEYIGEKPFGKQKYTYIEDPNIQFFSIKLKNDYEVYWENETWKVKHNINKAVEPQHFIFIRNPKKVHELKDYEVVFSDNTIVKCNVRFNRIKIPEYINGQKVKKIGEKAFVACKLNEVILPNTLEEIGDKAFYDVNLKKITLSASASLRFIGEGAFANNNLTSLTLPNKVEYIGNHAFKKNGQLSTLHLGENLTYIGDYAFSNGNISSIELHENLKYVGEKAFMKNKLTSLTIPKSIEKIDEYAFGYNQIKTITFEATSQLKSLGTNAFYGNFLTSISLPNSLTYIGKEALDGNDLTTVSLPRGVSWMKDYAPYSKTTIDDFTVSYIDKKTIGTINEVVLITILKENQELTWNSNVVPMIVSEDSNNIHLLFRKNTSVSLKVDSSKGEHFEFDFKNLREDVICSKNNQM, encoded by the coding sequence ATGACTAAACTTCTATATTTCTTTCTATTAATTGCTGTATCTAATATTTCTTTAGCTCAAAGTGATCTTCAAGTTCTTACACATGAAGATGTTGAGATGCATAATAATACAATCACAGCGTATCTTTCCAACTACAAGGATATTATTATTCCACCATACATAAATGGACAAGAAGTTAAAATAATAGGTAGGGATGCTTTTCATGGTAGAAAAATAAATTCAGTCAGATTACCTAAAACTTTACTAGGTATTAAATTTGGTGCTTTCGCATTTAATTATATTTCCGACATTGAACTTCCAAGTAATTTAAATCTTATTTCTAAGGAAGTTTTTACAGAGAATGAGTTTGAATTTACGATGGATGATTTACCTAAACAAGAAGGGTTTATTTGGGAGAAAGTAACCTATTTTTATAAAAATACACGAACGGGTGATCGTATTAAAGGTACAAAATATATAAAAAAAGCAGAAGGTAAATATGTAATTAAAGATCGAGATGTGGTTTTTAAAAACAATAAAATAATTCGTTACATTGGACCAAGTGGCGATTTAATTTTACCTGAATTAATTAATGGTGAATTAGTGGAAATCATCGGAGAAGAAGCATTTTCTAACGCTCAGATCACTTCCATTCAATTATCAAATTGTATCAGAAAAATAGAGTCAAAAGCTTTTTACAACAATAAACTAAGTTATATTCATATTCCTGAATCTGTCCAAAAAATTGAATCATCAGCATTTAGAAAAAACCAATTATGTGCTATAATTTTACCTAGTAAAATATATTATTTAGGTGAAAAAGCATTTTTAGAAAATAAATTAAAGTCAATTCAATTACCTAAAATAAATACTGAAGGACAATGGGTAAACTTCACAGAATTTGAAGGGAAACTTATTGATAAAAGTATTTCGGTAATTGATTCAACTTCTTTATCAAATACATTTACTTTTTATGCTGAGGATTATACAATTGATAAAAACGATGTATTTATCGATGGAGATAAGGTGATAGATTATTTTGGTCCAGGAGGCAAAATCACTATTCCGAATATAATTGGTGAAGTGGAAATCAAAACACTCCATAATTTTAATAGTCATGGTTTTAGTGAAGTAATCATAAAAGAAGGAATAGATAGACTAGGTACATCTTGTTTTGCCTTTAACAAGATGTTAAAAGTAACTTTACCAGAAAGTGTTCAAACCATAGCGGATTCTTCTTTTTACAATAATTATTTAAAAAAAATAAAAATACCAACCAAACTGATTTCAATTGAAAAATCCACGTTTGCTGATAATCAAATCGAAAAAATAATATTTAATGATCATCTAAAATCTATTCATACTTGGAGTTTTTCATCTAATCAGCTTGAGGAAATTGAATTACCAAACTCTCTGAAATTTATTGGACAATATGCCTTTAGTTATAATAAACTTGATGATATAACTCTCCCAGATGAGATTAAGATTATTAGAGGATGGGCCTTTAGTAATAATCCTTTTGATAAAGATATTCATGTTGGTAAGAGTATAGAGTATATAGGGGAAAAACCATTTGGAAAGCAGAAATATACATATATTGAGGATCCAAATATTCAGTTTTTTTCTATAAAGCTCAAAAACGACTATGAGGTATATTGGGAAAATGAAACATGGAAGGTAAAACATAATATAAATAAAGCGGTAGAACCCCAGCACTTTATTTTTATAAGGAACCCCAAAAAAGTTCATGAACTAAAGGATTATGAAGTTGTTTTTTCTGATAACACGATAGTAAAGTGTAATGTTAGATTTAATAGAATTAAGATTCCAGAATATATCAATGGACAAAAAGTAAAAAAAATTGGTGAAAAGGCTTTTGTTGCTTGCAAATTAAACGAGGTGATTTTACCTAATACTTTGGAAGAAATTGGGGATAAAGCTTTTTATGATGTTAACTTAAAGAAGATCACCTTATCGGCATCTGCCTCACTTCGATTTATTGGAGAAGGGGCCTTTGCTAATAATAATCTAACGTCTTTGACCTTACCTAACAAAGTGGAATATATTGGTAATCATGCCTTCAAAAAAAATGGTCAATTATCGACTTTACATCTAGGGGAAAATCTTACTTATATTGGAGATTATGCGTTCAGTAATGGTAATATTTCTTCTATTGAATTACATGAAAATCTAAAGTACGTAGGTGAAAAAGCATTTATGAAAAATAAACTGACAAGCCTGACAATACCTAAATCAATTGAAAAAATTGATGAATATGCTTTTGGGTACAATCAAATAAAGACGATTACTTTTGAAGCAACATCTCAATTAAAATCCTTGGGAACTAATGCATTCTATGGAAATTTTCTGACTTCCATTTCTTTGCCAAATTCGTTAACCTACATAGGTAAAGAAGCACTTGATGGTAATGACTTAACTACTGTTTCTTTACCAAGAGGCGTTTCTTGGATGAAAGATTATGCACCCTATAGTAAAACAACAATTGATGATTTTACTGTTTCTTATATCGATAAAAAAACAATAGGAACAATCAATGAGGTAGTCTTAATCACTATCTTGAAGGAAAATCAAGAACTTACCTGGAATAGTAATGTTGTACCAATGATTGTTTCAGAAGATAGTAATAATATACATCTACTTTTCCGAAAAAATACATCCGTATCATTAAAAGTAGACTCCTCAAAAGGAGAACATTTTGAATTTGATTTCAAGAATTTAAGAGAGGATGTTATATGTAGTAAGAATAATCAGATGTAA
- a CDS encoding toxin-antitoxin system YwqK family antitoxin has translation MRFQINIYLLFFLVVIPHIITAQVHQDSLEEQVNYTSGKLKKSEGHLLNGKKHGKWTYYFKSVKTNHLVYRIEHYEKGEKHGVFKKFTDKGIVISEKTYDHGKLSGDHKRYYDDGTLMFHKFYVNGLPEGICYFYFEDGNKEEVSHFKNGKLEGEYLKYYDNGNIKEKIEYRNDLKDGKYFYYTKNKQLFVERTYKEGKRMGDELTYFENGQLQEKVRYEDQNRVGEYTEYYENGNVKTQCFYVDGLIDGKFQSFYENGFKDVVCEYKNGKLEGKYIEYSEDTNGKIYGVKSLKDGLVEGKETYYYDYPKSIDSQITYSKGKKNGDCKQWYPSGQLKLYRIYKNNKLIYHSTYTEDGKKIREGKWDDSRKKMVY, from the coding sequence ATGCGTTTTCAGATCAATATATACCTACTCTTTTTTTTAGTGGTTATCCCTCATATAATTACTGCTCAAGTACATCAAGATAGCTTGGAGGAGCAGGTAAACTATACCAGTGGAAAATTAAAAAAATCAGAAGGCCACCTTTTGAATGGTAAGAAACACGGTAAGTGGACGTATTATTTCAAATCAGTGAAGACTAATCATTTAGTCTACCGAATAGAGCATTATGAAAAAGGGGAGAAGCACGGTGTTTTTAAAAAGTTTACGGATAAGGGAATCGTCATTTCAGAAAAAACATATGATCATGGAAAACTGTCAGGAGATCATAAGAGATATTATGATGATGGAACATTAATGTTTCATAAGTTTTATGTAAATGGTCTACCTGAAGGGATTTGTTATTTTTATTTTGAAGATGGGAATAAGGAAGAAGTGTCTCATTTTAAGAATGGCAAATTGGAAGGTGAATATTTGAAATACTATGATAATGGTAATATCAAGGAGAAGATAGAATACCGCAATGATTTAAAAGATGGTAAGTATTTCTATTACACTAAGAATAAACAATTGTTTGTTGAAAGAACCTACAAAGAAGGTAAGCGAATGGGTGATGAACTGACGTATTTTGAGAATGGTCAGTTGCAAGAAAAGGTACGTTATGAGGATCAAAATAGAGTGGGTGAGTACACAGAATATTATGAGAATGGAAATGTGAAAACCCAATGTTTTTATGTAGATGGTCTAATCGATGGGAAGTTCCAATCTTTTTACGAAAATGGTTTCAAGGATGTAGTTTGTGAATATAAAAATGGCAAACTAGAAGGAAAGTATATAGAATATTCTGAGGACACTAATGGAAAAATATATGGTGTAAAATCACTTAAAGATGGATTAGTAGAAGGTAAAGAAACCTATTATTATGATTATCCTAAATCCATTGATTCTCAAATTACTTATTCAAAAGGGAAAAAGAATGGGGATTGTAAGCAGTGGTATCCTTCTGGTCAGTTAAAACTCTACAGAATTTATAAAAACAATAAACTGATCTACCATTCTACTTATACAGAAGATGGAAAGAAGATAAGAGAGGGGAAGTGGGATGACTCAAGGAAAAAGATGGTCTATTAA
- a CDS encoding leucine-rich repeat domain-containing protein, with protein MKKLHISLLFLPFILISSFAIGQSDYRKAHYVISHSKNNFFKGSEANIAKANSETESLSLALNKNQDVPLKVYTLTNLKALRISSMYNTSLPRVTNLSKISSLDKLQHLSLKKLQVARFPDEIIISNKLKTLQISTRKVNLDYIPDLSKTNIHYLSISLFDDAKPLPLTKNFKTIFETRTIEELDLFEAKFKDEDLIGLKNLENLKYLNISRSNLNSINFIGHNKQLKELKIVESGVTEIGSEIGALNNLTYLSLSNNDIQKIAPELYDLTNLVTLNLSYSKNLESVSNDIKKLQNLQYLNLRGSKITEIPAGVFELKNLIELDLSNTNITSIPEDILKLEKLEVLRISSKEPQALIIDAKLLSQLKNLKQVQVASTSKVEKDIKKQAKKLKKLRPEISI; from the coding sequence ATGAAAAAACTACATATTTCATTACTCTTCTTACCTTTTATCTTGATAAGCTCTTTTGCAATAGGGCAGTCTGATTACAGAAAGGCACATTATGTCATCTCTCACTCTAAAAATAATTTTTTTAAAGGTTCGGAGGCGAACATTGCTAAGGCTAATTCAGAAACTGAAAGTTTAAGTTTAGCATTAAACAAAAATCAAGATGTCCCATTAAAAGTATACACGCTTACTAATTTGAAAGCACTTAGAATTAGTAGTATGTACAATACTAGCTTACCAAGAGTAACAAATCTTTCTAAAATAAGTAGTCTTGATAAACTTCAACATTTGTCTTTAAAAAAATTACAGGTTGCTCGATTCCCAGATGAAATTATTATTTCTAATAAATTAAAGACATTACAGATTAGTACAAGAAAAGTAAACTTAGATTACATTCCTGATTTAAGTAAAACGAATATTCATTATCTATCCATTAGCTTGTTTGATGATGCTAAGCCTCTACCTCTTACTAAAAACTTTAAAACAATCTTTGAAACTAGGACAATTGAAGAATTAGATTTATTCGAAGCTAAATTTAAAGATGAAGATTTAATAGGATTAAAAAACCTTGAAAACTTAAAGTACTTAAATATTTCACGATCTAATCTCAATAGTATTAACTTTATTGGGCATAATAAACAATTAAAAGAATTAAAAATTGTTGAAAGTGGTGTAACTGAAATAGGGTCTGAAATTGGGGCACTTAATAATCTCACTTACCTAAGTTTAAGCAATAATGATATTCAAAAAATTGCTCCAGAATTATATGATTTAACTAATCTGGTAACACTTAATTTATCATATAGCAAAAATTTAGAAAGTGTCTCAAACGATATTAAAAAGCTTCAAAATTTGCAATATTTAAATCTAAGAGGTAGTAAAATAACTGAAATTCCTGCAGGAGTTTTTGAATTAAAAAATCTTATTGAGTTAGATCTCTCCAATACCAATATAACAAGTATTCCTGAGGATATTTTAAAATTAGAAAAACTAGAAGTTCTTAGAATTAGTAGCAAAGAACCACAAGCATTAATAATTGATGCTAAATTGCTTTCACAATTAAAAAATCTAAAACAGGTTCAAGTTGCATCAACGAGTAAAGTAGAAAAAGATATTAAGAAGCAGGCTAAAAAATTAAAAAAACTCAGACCTGAAATAAGTATATAA
- a CDS encoding GNAT family N-acetyltransferase — MSVEKLSKTKHGKERKRFDCTNESLNKYLKETANQDQKDRLAVVYVSYDEQANEIKGYYTLSNDGISASDVPEHFKAKYKNLNVTLIGRLAVNSKYQGKGVGGALLAHAIKTCIMASNVIASSAIIVDPIDKKAVSFYKHYGFIVLDSGRMFLAMKTAIDAFG; from the coding sequence ATGAGTGTAGAAAAACTAAGTAAAACTAAACATGGTAAAGAAAGAAAGCGTTTTGACTGTACCAACGAATCATTAAATAAATACCTCAAAGAAACGGCTAATCAAGATCAGAAAGATCGCTTGGCTGTTGTTTATGTTTCATACGATGAACAAGCAAACGAAATAAAAGGCTATTACACTTTATCTAATGACGGTATTTCTGCCTCTGATGTTCCTGAACATTTTAAGGCGAAATACAAAAATCTAAATGTTACTTTAATTGGAAGGTTAGCCGTTAATTCCAAATACCAAGGTAAAGGAGTTGGAGGTGCATTATTGGCACATGCGATAAAAACATGTATTATGGCTTCTAACGTTATCGCTTCTTCAGCAATTATCGTGGATCCTATAGATAAAAAAGCAGTCTCATTTTATAAACATTACGGTTTTATAGTATTAGATTCGGGAAGAATGTTTTTGGCGATGAAAACCGCTATTGATGCTTTTGGTTAG
- a CDS encoding energy transducer TonB codes for MKSLMISLCLLFGTALISNAQDTADNSEKVFTVVDEEASFPGGMRKFYQIMGENMKYPEEAKEAKQEGKVYVQFTVLTDGSLNDFKVVRGIGHGCDEEAVRLFKTSPKWRPAKKDGKPVNHRMFLPLTFKL; via the coding sequence ATGAAATCTCTTATGATCTCTTTGTGCCTTCTATTTGGCACTGCTTTAATCTCTAATGCCCAAGACACAGCAGACAACTCAGAAAAAGTATTTACTGTTGTTGATGAAGAAGCAAGTTTTCCAGGTGGAATGAGAAAATTCTATCAAATCATGGGTGAAAACATGAAATACCCTGAAGAAGCCAAAGAAGCAAAACAAGAAGGAAAAGTGTATGTACAGTTCACTGTTCTAACTGACGGTAGTTTAAATGATTTCAAAGTAGTGAGAGGAATTGGACATGGATGTGACGAAGAAGCCGTACGTCTATTTAAAACATCTCCAAAGTGGAGACCTGCAAAAAAAGACGGAAAACCTGTAAATCATAGAATGTTTTTACCCCTAACTTTTAAGTTATAA
- a CDS encoding DoxX family protein, giving the protein MYNSLKIYQKTRLKVAFRWLLILFYLVAGINHFIHPQFYIPLIPPYFPYPDLINLISGAVEILLALGVLFSSTRKRAVQGIILMLIAFIPSHVYFIEIGACVGLQSLCTPIWVAWVRLLLIHPLLIVWAWSVR; this is encoded by the coding sequence ATGTACAACAGTTTAAAAATCTATCAAAAGACACGTTTAAAAGTAGCCTTTAGATGGCTTTTAATTCTATTCTATCTTGTAGCAGGTATCAATCATTTTATACATCCACAATTTTATATTCCTCTGATCCCTCCTTATTTTCCTTATCCCGATCTCATCAATTTGATAAGTGGTGCTGTTGAAATTTTATTGGCATTGGGAGTACTTTTTTCAAGTACCAGAAAAAGGGCTGTACAAGGTATTATTCTGATGTTAATCGCTTTTATACCTTCTCATGTCTATTTTATTGAAATTGGGGCATGTGTGGGCCTGCAAAGTTTATGCACTCCTATTTGGGTCGCTTGGGTGAGATTGTTACTTATTCATCCTTTGCTTATTGTTTGGGCTTGGTCAGTAAGATAG
- a CDS encoding PadR family transcriptional regulator yields MYSKELLKGTISAIILNLLAENEKMYGYEISQRVKEMSDGKILLKDGSLYPALQKMTKDGLLSFKEENYGKRIRKYYYLTPKGKTEKVRYLDELKDFLSTLNKLVFQDPKFEIS; encoded by the coding sequence ATGTATTCAAAAGAACTACTCAAAGGCACTATCTCTGCTATCATTCTTAACCTGTTAGCAGAAAATGAAAAAATGTATGGATATGAAATTTCTCAAAGAGTGAAAGAAATGTCCGACGGAAAAATTTTGCTCAAAGATGGATCACTTTACCCTGCCCTACAAAAAATGACCAAAGATGGTTTGCTCTCATTTAAAGAAGAAAATTATGGTAAAAGAATCAGGAAGTACTACTATCTGACACCAAAAGGGAAAACGGAAAAAGTAAGATACCTTGATGAACTCAAAGACTTTCTCTCCACATTAAATAAACTTGTATTCCAGGATCCTAAATTCGAAATCTCATGA
- a CDS encoding type II toxin-antitoxin system TacA family antitoxin — MNTTKKARMETQLPAEKKERYQKAAKIKGFSTLNNFIISVMDEKSDEIIEAHEQILQTERDKELFFKTLENPPESNEALKKAVQNIDTLL, encoded by the coding sequence ATGAATACGACTAAAAAAGCTCGAATGGAAACGCAACTTCCTGCCGAAAAAAAAGAACGATATCAAAAGGCTGCTAAAATTAAAGGGTTTAGTACTTTAAATAATTTTATTATTTCTGTTATGGATGAGAAATCTGATGAAATAATTGAGGCACATGAGCAAATTCTTCAAACAGAAAGAGATAAAGAATTATTTTTTAAAACCTTAGAAAATCCTCCAGAATCAAATGAGGCATTAAAGAAGGCAGTACAGAACATCGATACTTTATTATGA